GATGTTTTCTTTCAATGCTTCAAATAAAACAAGAGACGGAGGCAATTCTTAAAGCAGGACAAAAGAGGATACTTTTGGTTGCGGGTGAATCTTATCCCAATGACAGCTTTCAGTACATTCTAGATGCTATAAAGACGGTTTATTCAGCTCGCGACGGGAAAAACAACATAAGAAGAGTAAATGTAAATATTGCGCCGCTTAATATCGACCAATTCAAAGAACTTAAAAAATCGGGGATAGGAACATACCAATTATTCCAGGAAACTTATCATAAAGAGACATATGAAAAAATGCATGTCAAAGGACCAAAAGCTGATTATGAAAAGAGGATAAATACAATTGATAAGGCTTTTGAGGCGGAGATTGATGATGTGGGGCTTGGTGTTTTATTCGGTCTTTATGATTATAAGTTTGAAGTTTTGGCGCTTATGATGCATATAGAATATCTTGAAAAAAAATTTGGGCTGGGACCTCATACTCTTTCTGTCCCGAGATTGGAACCTGCGATTGGATCGTCCGTATCTTTAAAACCTCCATACCCTGTTTCCGATATTGATTTTAAAAAGATAATAGCGGTTTTAAGATTGAGTGTTCCCTATACCGGCATAATATTAAGCACTAGAGAAACTCCGGAAATAAGAAGAGAGTCTTTCTCTTTGGGAATTTCCCAGATAAGTGCAGGGAGCAGGACTAATCCTGGAGGATATTCAGATGGCGGAATAGAAAACAGAGAGCAGTTTTCTTTGGGAGACCACAGACAGCTTGACGAAGTTATCTTAGATGTTTGCAGAATGGGTTATATCCCGTCGTTTTGCACCGGTTGTTACAGACTTGGACGGACAGGGCTTGATTTTATGGAACTTGCAAAACCGGGGGAGATCAAAAACAAATGCCTGCCAAACGCGTTAATATCCTTTAAGGAATATATTTGTGATTATGCGTCAGAAGATGTTAAAATATTAGGGGATAAGATGATTTTGGATAGTATTGATAAAATAAAAAATGAGAACATTAAAAAATTTGTTATCAACTCTTTAGGGAATGTTGAGCAAGGAGCTCGGGATATTTATTGTTGAATTTTAAAAGGCCCGCCGGCAGGCAGGGGTTAAAGGAGTGAGAAAGTAATGCATATCCCAGATGGTTTTTTAGATCCTAGAATGTCGGTTGGTTTGATAGGGGTTGCTGTATTAACAATAGGATATTGCTTTAATAAAGTAAAAGAGGCCGTTACAATTTTAGTCCCAAGTAAAGCGCTTGAAGGGTTAGCCGCACAAA
This DNA window, taken from candidate division WOR-1 bacterium RIFOXYB2_FULL_36_35, encodes the following:
- a CDS encoding [FeFe] hydrogenase H-cluster radical SAM maturase HydG, whose translation is CFLSMLQIKQETEAILKAGQKRILLVAGESYPNDSFQYILDAIKTVYSARDGKNNIRRVNVNIAPLNIDQFKELKKSGIGTYQLFQETYHKETYEKMHVKGPKADYEKRINTIDKAFEAEIDDVGLGVLFGLYDYKFEVLALMMHIEYLEKKFGLGPHTLSVPRLEPAIGSSVSLKPPYPVSDIDFKKIIAVLRLSVPYTGIILSTRETPEIRRESFSLGISQISAGSRTNPGGYSDGGIENREQFSLGDHRQLDEVILDVCRMGYIPSFCTGCYRLGRTGLDFMELAKPGEIKNKCLPNALISFKEYICDYASEDVKILGDKMILDSIDKIKNENIKKFVINSLGNVEQGARDIYC